A stretch of Corallococcus macrosporus DNA encodes these proteins:
- a CDS encoding NAD(P)H-dependent glycerol-3-phosphate dehydrogenase has translation MRGSVIGAGSFGTALANVLAVNCDEVRLWGREPSAVEAINTRHENATYLKGIPLSERVRATTDLEEALAGSEMVVLATPSHATREVLARAKTFLPKSVPLVTVSKGIENGTLLTMTELLEDCLPEEFHPYVAVLSGPSFAKELARRMPTVVTIASHWDKVAQRCQKALQTDTFRSYTSTDVVGVQYGGALKNVIAIAAGMADGLGMGHNARAAIITRGLAEITRLAVRKGANPLTLSGLSGMGDLVLTCTGELSRNRHVGMELGRGRKLPDILAEMKEVAEGVKTAKSARDLSLKTGVELPICEQVYLIAYEGKNAKMAVVDLMTRQPKSELSGV, from the coding sequence ATGCGCGGCAGTGTCATCGGTGCAGGCTCCTTCGGAACGGCGCTCGCCAACGTGCTCGCGGTGAATTGCGACGAAGTCCGCCTGTGGGGCCGCGAACCCTCCGCCGTGGAGGCCATCAACACCCGCCACGAGAACGCCACCTACCTGAAGGGCATCCCCCTCTCCGAGCGCGTGCGCGCGACCACGGACCTGGAGGAGGCGCTGGCGGGCTCGGAGATGGTGGTGCTCGCCACGCCCAGCCACGCCACGCGCGAGGTGCTCGCGCGCGCGAAGACGTTCCTGCCCAAGAGCGTGCCCCTCGTCACGGTGTCCAAGGGCATCGAGAACGGCACGCTCCTCACCATGACGGAGCTGCTGGAGGACTGTCTGCCGGAGGAGTTCCACCCGTACGTCGCGGTGCTCTCCGGCCCCAGCTTCGCCAAGGAGCTGGCGCGGCGCATGCCCACGGTGGTGACCATCGCGTCGCACTGGGACAAGGTGGCCCAGCGCTGCCAGAAGGCGCTGCAGACGGACACCTTCCGCTCGTACACGTCCACGGACGTGGTGGGCGTGCAGTACGGCGGCGCGCTGAAGAACGTCATCGCCATCGCCGCGGGCATGGCGGACGGCCTGGGCATGGGCCACAACGCGAGAGCCGCCATCATCACGCGCGGCCTGGCGGAAATCACCCGGCTCGCGGTGAGGAAGGGCGCCAACCCGCTGACGCTCTCCGGCCTGTCCGGCATGGGCGACCTGGTGCTCACGTGCACGGGCGAGCTCAGCCGCAACCGCCACGTGGGCATGGAGCTGGGCAGGGGCCGCAAGCTGCCGGACATCCTCGCGGAGATGAAGGAGGTCGCCGAGGGCGTGAAGACCGCGAAGAGCGCGCGCGACCTGTCCCTCAAGACGGGCGTGGAGCTGCCCATCTGCGAGCAGGTCTACCTCATCGCCTATGAGGGCAAGAACGCCAAGATGGCGGTGGTGGACCTGATGACGCGCCAGCCGAAGTCGGAGCTGTCCGGCGTCTGA
- a CDS encoding c-type cytochrome: protein MRRQGWAALCAVTTLVLSGCKEREVAGTWSNASGSLALSRDDSLLYVVDADNGILAVVDTARREKVSEVRVGSRPERVTVGVDDTVYVTNRGDRSVSVIRKGDAVEAARIQVGVEPTGLAVSPEGSTLYVVNSATRKSAARGSLTAIDTATLTVRWELPLGEEPRGIALLEEGRKAAVSLFRQGDVVTVDLSDANNPRVMRDGTDLNAKANRPSASVSNGGSAADDVFDTPLPPGVQQLPRAFRARGMVDLLGAPDGRRLFAPVLWSREDPLGGPVDGRDPDLGDSMYGGGTPCGASSGGGVVAAGVITFDTEDEAPRPVVDDLDECKPPPEEKPDYPTSLIASPSFTTPLQGPSAAVVDPTGAWLFLVNQDSNNVAILPSFRRTGSDLPNESSPVRQLVDVGAGPNGIALTRDGRRAYVYNAFDHTVSTLVGGANDIREEGSRLVIAGDTLSPLAAEGRRLFFSAVDRRMTSPSVAVSCASCHLEGREDGHVWGFPDGPRQTPSLAGRMTTATAPFHWSGEFSALGDFMSATVKDRMGGQDLDADTVAKLGAFIDAIPTPDNAFQGEPLTAPQARGAVLFKQAKCDTCHTGAALTNNTNADVGTFVRSGVLQDAAAVIKAGLNTPSLLGVGRTAPYLHDGSAPSLKARLLNGRETNQHGMTAGLSDADVDDLVAYLETL from the coding sequence ATGCGACGGCAGGGATGGGCCGCGCTGTGCGCGGTGACGACGCTGGTGCTTTCGGGCTGCAAGGAGCGCGAGGTCGCGGGCACCTGGAGCAACGCCTCCGGGTCCCTGGCGCTCAGCCGGGATGACTCGCTGCTCTACGTGGTGGACGCGGACAACGGCATCCTCGCCGTGGTGGACACCGCCCGCCGGGAGAAGGTCTCCGAGGTGCGCGTGGGCTCGCGCCCGGAGCGCGTGACGGTGGGCGTGGACGACACCGTGTACGTGACGAACCGGGGCGACCGGAGCGTGTCCGTCATCCGCAAGGGCGACGCGGTGGAGGCCGCGCGCATCCAGGTCGGCGTGGAGCCCACGGGGCTCGCGGTGTCTCCGGAAGGCAGCACGCTGTACGTGGTGAACAGCGCCACGCGGAAGTCCGCCGCGCGGGGCAGCCTCACCGCCATCGACACGGCCACGCTCACGGTGCGCTGGGAGCTGCCGCTGGGCGAGGAGCCGCGCGGCATCGCGCTCCTGGAGGAGGGCCGCAAGGCGGCGGTGTCGCTCTTCCGGCAGGGCGACGTGGTGACGGTGGACCTGTCGGACGCGAACAACCCCCGCGTGATGCGCGACGGCACGGACCTGAACGCGAAGGCCAACCGCCCTTCGGCCTCCGTGTCCAACGGGGGCTCCGCGGCGGACGACGTCTTCGATACCCCGCTGCCCCCCGGCGTCCAGCAGCTCCCGCGCGCCTTCCGGGCGCGCGGCATGGTGGACCTGCTGGGCGCGCCGGATGGGCGGCGCCTCTTCGCGCCGGTGCTGTGGTCGCGCGAGGATCCGCTGGGCGGCCCCGTGGACGGCCGCGACCCGGACCTGGGCGATTCCATGTACGGCGGCGGGACGCCGTGCGGTGCCTCCAGTGGCGGCGGCGTGGTGGCGGCGGGCGTCATCACCTTCGACACGGAGGACGAGGCGCCCCGGCCGGTGGTGGACGACCTGGACGAGTGCAAGCCGCCGCCGGAGGAGAAGCCGGACTACCCCACGTCGCTCATCGCGAGCCCATCGTTCACGACGCCCCTGCAGGGGCCCTCGGCGGCGGTGGTGGATCCGACGGGCGCGTGGCTGTTCCTGGTGAACCAGGACTCGAACAACGTGGCCATCCTGCCTTCGTTCCGGCGGACCGGCTCCGACCTGCCGAACGAGTCGAGCCCGGTGCGGCAGTTGGTGGACGTGGGCGCGGGGCCCAACGGCATCGCGCTCACGCGGGACGGGCGCAGGGCGTACGTCTACAACGCGTTCGACCACACGGTCAGCACGCTGGTGGGCGGGGCGAATGACATCCGCGAGGAGGGCTCGCGCCTGGTCATCGCGGGCGACACGCTGTCGCCGCTGGCGGCGGAGGGCCGTCGGCTGTTCTTCAGCGCGGTGGACCGGCGGATGACCAGCCCGTCCGTGGCGGTGTCCTGCGCGTCGTGCCACCTGGAGGGCCGCGAGGACGGCCACGTGTGGGGCTTCCCGGACGGGCCGCGCCAGACGCCCAGCCTCGCGGGCCGCATGACGACGGCCACGGCGCCCTTCCACTGGAGCGGCGAGTTCTCCGCGCTGGGGGACTTCATGAGCGCCACGGTGAAGGACCGCATGGGCGGCCAGGACCTGGACGCGGACACGGTCGCGAAGCTGGGCGCGTTCATCGACGCCATCCCCACGCCGGACAACGCGTTCCAGGGCGAGCCGCTGACGGCACCGCAGGCGCGCGGTGCTGTCCTCTTCAAGCAGGCGAAGTGCGACACCTGCCACACGGGCGCTGCGCTCACAAACAACACCAACGCGGACGTGGGCACGTTCGTGCGCTCCGGCGTGCTGCAGGACGCGGCGGCGGTCATCAAGGCGGGGCTCAACACGCCGTCGCTGCTGGGCGTGGGCCGCACCGCGCCGTACCTGCACGACGGCAGCGCGCCTTCGCTCAAGGCGCGTCTGCTGAACGGCCGCGAGACGAACCAGCACGGCATGACCGCGGGGCTGTCCGACGCGGACGTGGACGACCTGGTGGCGTACCTGGAGACGCTGTAG
- a CDS encoding FHA domain-containing protein yields the protein MAFQLTISEGKDAGKEFVFDQDSVLIGRTSECDVVLYDPGISRRHCRIFQDGDGYAVEDQKSANGTLVNGAAVQKQTLTDGDTLTLGPVTFLFALAAEDAPTGEDEKPAEDGANSTRIVSIDSVRKQRNKKGAALVPEGADEEDLQGIRAESTRMNMRAIRRPTSNAQRAVPQEQPPPEEDGPATIEKAPAAPPPARRTGSQSSRAVARTPRAGGSSGGGLSAAERARIRRETPGLVANLRLFWAEANSKVRAGVMAGGGVVVLGLFALMYWLVLGGDDKVQKGEEPVRLSNQPINDSFGLGDGVTWNRPDMKVFEWEFVAATRAVVILHYQAQGISKDEVVVSVNGVDVGKVPPDTMASQERSLELMIPPQQLRKGEPNRIIFDNTRNPPGEDTWRVWNVWVERALLPEQLSTQQLVANARDLFKKGQKNFETPDIGARNRYEAWKSFREAWLMLEAHPDPKPDLYDEAQEAMRRAQQELDRTCSKLLLEVEGYYNQGHFKQAASTLDHMREYFPEYDQPCATRAENKRIEYGL from the coding sequence ATGGCCTTCCAACTGACGATCTCCGAGGGAAAAGACGCCGGCAAGGAGTTCGTCTTCGACCAGGACTCCGTGCTCATCGGGCGCACCTCCGAGTGCGACGTGGTGCTGTACGACCCCGGCATCTCCCGCCGTCACTGCCGCATCTTCCAGGACGGTGACGGCTACGCGGTGGAGGACCAGAAGAGCGCCAACGGCACGCTCGTCAACGGCGCGGCCGTGCAGAAGCAGACACTGACGGACGGCGACACGCTGACGCTGGGCCCGGTGACGTTCCTGTTCGCGCTCGCGGCGGAGGACGCGCCCACCGGCGAGGACGAGAAGCCTGCGGAGGACGGCGCCAACAGCACGCGCATCGTCTCCATCGACTCCGTGCGCAAGCAGCGCAACAAGAAGGGCGCCGCGCTCGTGCCGGAAGGCGCGGACGAGGAGGACCTGCAGGGCATCCGCGCGGAGTCCACGCGCATGAACATGCGCGCCATCCGCCGGCCCACCTCCAACGCCCAGCGCGCCGTGCCGCAGGAGCAGCCTCCTCCGGAAGAGGACGGTCCCGCCACCATCGAGAAGGCCCCCGCGGCGCCCCCGCCCGCGCGCCGCACCGGCTCGCAGTCGTCCCGCGCGGTGGCCCGCACGCCCCGCGCCGGTGGCTCCAGCGGCGGCGGTCTGTCCGCGGCCGAGCGCGCCCGCATCCGCCGTGAGACGCCGGGCCTGGTGGCCAACCTGCGCCTGTTCTGGGCGGAGGCGAACTCCAAGGTGCGCGCGGGCGTGATGGCCGGCGGCGGCGTGGTGGTGCTGGGCCTCTTCGCCCTCATGTACTGGCTGGTGCTGGGCGGTGACGACAAGGTGCAGAAGGGCGAGGAGCCCGTGCGCCTGTCCAACCAGCCCATCAACGACTCGTTCGGCCTGGGTGACGGCGTCACCTGGAACCGGCCGGACATGAAGGTCTTCGAGTGGGAGTTCGTCGCCGCGACGCGCGCGGTGGTCATCCTCCACTACCAGGCCCAGGGCATCTCCAAGGACGAGGTGGTGGTGAGCGTCAACGGCGTGGACGTGGGCAAGGTGCCCCCGGACACGATGGCCAGCCAGGAGCGCTCGCTGGAGCTGATGATCCCGCCCCAGCAGCTGCGCAAGGGTGAGCCCAACCGCATCATCTTCGACAACACCCGCAACCCGCCCGGCGAGGACACCTGGCGCGTGTGGAACGTCTGGGTGGAGCGCGCGCTCCTGCCCGAGCAGCTCTCCACGCAGCAACTGGTCGCGAACGCCCGGGACCTCTTCAAGAAGGGCCAGAAGAACTTCGAGACGCCGGACATCGGCGCGCGCAACCGCTACGAGGCCTGGAAGTCCTTCCGCGAGGCGTGGCTGATGCTGGAGGCCCACCCGGATCCGAAGCCGGACCTGTACGACGAGGCCCAGGAGGCCATGCGCCGCGCCCAGCAGGAGCTGGACCGCACCTGCTCCAAGCTGCTGCTGGAGGTGGAGGGCTACTACAACCAGGGCCACTTCAAGCAGGCCGCCTCCACGCTGGACCACATGCGCGAGTACTTCCCCGAGTACGACCAGCCGTGCGCCACCCGCGCGGAGAACAAGCGCATCGAGTACGGCCTGTAG
- the proB gene encoding glutamate 5-kinase: MTDSARNALREARRVVVKIGTNALTSATGRFNRAHFDALGQDLLWAAGGRELVVVSSGAIALGMERLGLPARPRDIPGKQACAAVGQSRLMQAYEEAFSHAARTVAQVLLTHEDVQERRRYLNVKHTLDRLLAASVVPVINENDTVSVDELKFGDNDTLASLVAGVVEADALVLLSDVEGLYTADPRRDADARLMPSVPRVTSDVLALAGDATSAVGTGGMASKVRAAARAAELGIPCVITSGAVPGRLRGVLQGEAVGTLFEPAGRRSARTAWIAHALRPRGRLVVDAGAKEAIVTGKRSLLPSGVTGVEGEFGRGDPVDLTDAAGTVFARGLSTYDANELKRIAGRRSADIEAVLGYRYLDEAVHRDDLAVL, translated from the coding sequence GTGACTGATTCCGCACGCAATGCCCTGCGCGAGGCCCGCCGCGTGGTGGTGAAGATTGGGACCAACGCGCTGACGAGCGCCACCGGCCGCTTCAACCGCGCCCACTTCGACGCGCTGGGACAGGACCTGCTGTGGGCCGCCGGGGGCCGGGAGCTGGTGGTGGTGTCCAGCGGCGCCATCGCGCTGGGCATGGAGCGGCTGGGGCTGCCCGCGCGTCCCCGGGACATCCCGGGCAAGCAGGCGTGCGCGGCGGTGGGGCAGAGCCGCCTGATGCAGGCGTACGAAGAGGCCTTCAGCCACGCGGCGCGCACCGTGGCCCAGGTGCTGCTCACCCACGAGGACGTGCAGGAGCGCCGGCGCTACCTCAACGTGAAGCACACCCTGGACCGGCTGTTGGCCGCGAGCGTGGTGCCGGTCATCAACGAGAACGACACCGTGTCGGTGGACGAGCTGAAGTTCGGCGACAACGACACGCTGGCCAGCTTGGTGGCCGGCGTGGTGGAGGCCGACGCGCTGGTCCTCCTCTCCGACGTGGAGGGGCTCTACACCGCCGACCCGCGCAGGGACGCCGACGCCCGCCTCATGCCCTCCGTGCCGCGCGTCACCTCGGACGTGCTGGCCCTGGCCGGGGACGCCACCAGCGCGGTGGGCACGGGCGGCATGGCGTCCAAGGTGCGCGCCGCCGCTCGCGCCGCGGAGCTGGGCATCCCGTGCGTCATCACCTCCGGCGCGGTGCCCGGCCGCCTGCGCGGCGTGCTGCAGGGGGAGGCGGTGGGCACGCTCTTCGAGCCCGCCGGACGCCGCAGCGCGCGCACCGCCTGGATCGCCCACGCCCTGAGGCCCCGGGGCCGGCTGGTGGTGGACGCGGGCGCGAAGGAGGCCATCGTCACCGGCAAGCGCAGCCTGCTGCCCAGCGGCGTGACGGGCGTGGAGGGGGAGTTCGGCCGGGGAGACCCGGTGGACCTGACGGACGCGGCCGGGACGGTGTTCGCCCGGGGCCTGTCCACCTACGACGCCAACGAGCTCAAGCGCATCGCCGGGCGGCGGAGCGCGGACATCGAGGCGGTGCTGGGCTACCGCTACCTGGATGAAGCGGTGCACCGCGACGACCTGGCGGTGCTGTAG
- the hflX gene encoding GTPase HflX produces MKEIYGNTLGLKSSEQQRLRNTFRRRVDPREIVSAELARHLTELSHELNRQVGVLINRKGDIEHVVVGNAHKLELPDIGRARAGQIRLRGLRLVHTHLKSEPLTKDDLTDLALLRLDCVAAVGVGNDGLPGVMHWAYLVPENGSGEFWHVSTLPSVHGEQPDLLATLDALEEELNRKAAARTVSGKERAILVAVCLDGNRARAESSLAELKELARTAGVEVVDSVLQMKREADPRYLIGRGKLEDLNLRSMQSMVDLLIFDKDLTPSQGRHIGDATSLKILDRTQLILDIFAQRAQTAEGKLQVELAQLKYRLPRLVQGDDSLSRLMGGGVGGRGPGETKLEIDRRRVRERITNLERRIDVISRERSVRRAQRNRREVPVISIVGYTNAGKSTLLNAITNAEVLAEDKLFATLDPTSRRLRFPQEREVIITDTVGFIRDLPKDLVAAFRATLEELYDASLLLHVVDASDPARDDQVEAVEKILQSLGLTEKPRLMVWNKADQLTADEVETLLRSQGGVAISAVKREGLATLLAKADTTLFAEGASESIGVV; encoded by the coding sequence TTGAAGGAAATCTACGGCAACACCCTGGGCCTGAAGTCGAGCGAGCAGCAGCGGCTGCGCAACACCTTCCGCCGCCGCGTGGATCCGCGCGAAATCGTGTCCGCGGAGCTTGCCCGCCACCTCACCGAGCTGTCGCACGAGCTCAACCGTCAGGTGGGCGTCCTCATCAACCGCAAGGGCGACATCGAGCACGTCGTCGTGGGCAACGCGCACAAGCTGGAGCTGCCGGACATCGGCCGTGCGCGCGCCGGGCAGATCCGTCTGCGCGGCCTGCGGCTGGTGCACACGCACCTCAAGAGCGAACCCCTGACGAAGGACGACCTCACGGACCTGGCGCTGCTGCGCCTGGACTGCGTGGCGGCCGTGGGCGTGGGCAACGACGGCCTGCCCGGCGTGATGCACTGGGCCTACCTGGTGCCGGAGAACGGCTCGGGTGAGTTCTGGCACGTGTCCACCCTGCCCTCCGTGCACGGTGAACAGCCGGACCTGCTGGCCACGCTGGACGCGCTGGAGGAGGAGCTCAACCGCAAGGCGGCCGCGCGCACGGTGTCCGGGAAGGAGCGCGCCATCCTGGTGGCGGTGTGCCTGGACGGCAACCGCGCCCGGGCGGAGTCCTCGCTGGCGGAGCTGAAGGAGCTGGCGCGCACCGCGGGCGTGGAGGTGGTGGACAGCGTGCTCCAGATGAAGCGCGAGGCGGATCCTCGCTACCTCATCGGCCGGGGCAAGCTGGAGGACCTGAACCTGCGCTCCATGCAGTCCATGGTGGACCTGCTCATCTTCGACAAGGACCTCACCCCGTCGCAGGGGCGGCACATCGGCGACGCGACGAGCCTGAAGATCCTCGACCGCACGCAGCTCATCCTCGACATCTTCGCCCAGCGGGCGCAGACGGCGGAGGGCAAGCTGCAGGTGGAGCTGGCGCAGCTGAAGTACCGGCTGCCCCGGCTGGTGCAGGGGGATGACTCGCTCAGCCGCCTCATGGGCGGTGGCGTGGGCGGCCGCGGTCCCGGTGAGACGAAGCTCGAAATCGACCGTCGCCGCGTGCGCGAGCGCATCACGAACCTGGAGCGTCGCATCGACGTCATCAGCCGCGAGCGCAGCGTCCGCCGGGCGCAGCGCAACCGGCGCGAGGTGCCGGTCATCTCCATCGTGGGCTACACCAACGCGGGCAAGTCCACGCTGCTCAACGCCATCACCAACGCGGAGGTGCTGGCGGAGGACAAGCTGTTCGCCACGCTGGACCCCACCAGCCGCCGCCTGCGCTTCCCGCAGGAGCGCGAGGTCATCATCACCGACACGGTGGGCTTCATCCGGGACCTGCCCAAGGACCTGGTGGCGGCCTTCCGCGCCACGCTGGAGGAGCTGTACGACGCAAGCCTCCTCCTGCACGTGGTGGACGCGAGCGACCCCGCGCGCGACGACCAGGTGGAGGCCGTGGAGAAGATCCTCCAGTCGCTGGGCCTGACGGAGAAGCCGCGCCTGATGGTCTGGAACAAGGCGGACCAGCTCACCGCGGACGAGGTGGAGACGCTGCTTCGCTCCCAGGGCGGCGTGGCCATCAGCGCGGTGAAGCGCGAGGGGCTGGCGACCCTGCTGGCCAAGGCGGACACCACCCTGTTCGCCGAGGGTGCGTCCGAGTCCATCGGCGTCGTGTGA
- a CDS encoding phospholipase D-like domain-containing protein encodes MRELAGEGQTEGLVPAAPRPARSVGPVPEHAPVWSDGVSRRLLARYYLPQHHPTLQGNACRLLRDGVEAYPEMLEAIRRARRSIRLETYMFVTDAVGELFGQALAEAAERGVHVKVLYDAVGSWTSRRSFFEGLRQRGVDVRAFKPFSLQRGLRHLLRRDHRKILVVDGQVAFTGGVNIAAHWAPEGQGVAWRDDVLRIEGPAVHELERRFLATWRMMFRDRLSRLRRRIQGGAHAPRALLAKGDVGLAVLSSRRSIHRAYLHAIQRARASVLIAAGYFVPDRRMVAALKDAAKRGVEVSLLLNGGKSDHPFLEHATRAFYEPLMEAGIRIFEWRRGVLHAKTAVVDGVWGTIGSFNLERLSLAFNHEVNAVFADPRLGRDLEDSFRLDCGNCREVDLALFRRRPLWQKAVERVLYFFRKVL; translated from the coding sequence ATGCGTGAGCTGGCGGGGGAGGGTCAGACGGAGGGGTTGGTTCCAGCGGCGCCCAGGCCGGCGCGCTCGGTGGGGCCGGTGCCCGAACACGCTCCGGTGTGGAGCGACGGGGTGTCCCGGCGGCTGCTCGCCCGCTACTACCTGCCGCAGCACCACCCCACGCTCCAGGGCAACGCGTGCCGCCTGCTGCGCGACGGCGTGGAGGCCTACCCGGAGATGCTGGAGGCCATCCGCCGCGCGCGCCGCTCCATCCGCCTGGAGACGTACATGTTCGTCACCGACGCGGTGGGCGAACTCTTCGGCCAGGCGCTGGCGGAGGCCGCCGAGCGCGGCGTGCACGTGAAGGTGCTGTACGACGCGGTGGGGTCCTGGACCAGCCGCAGGAGCTTCTTCGAGGGGCTGCGCCAGCGCGGCGTGGACGTGCGGGCGTTCAAGCCCTTCAGCCTCCAGCGCGGGCTGCGCCACCTGCTGCGCCGGGACCACCGGAAGATTCTCGTCGTGGACGGCCAGGTGGCCTTCACGGGCGGGGTGAACATCGCGGCGCACTGGGCCCCGGAGGGGCAGGGCGTGGCGTGGCGCGACGACGTGCTGCGCATCGAAGGCCCGGCGGTGCACGAGCTGGAGCGCAGGTTCCTGGCCACGTGGCGGATGATGTTCCGGGACCGGCTGAGCCGGCTGCGCCGCCGCATCCAGGGCGGGGCGCACGCGCCCAGGGCGCTGCTGGCCAAGGGGGACGTGGGACTGGCGGTGCTGTCCAGCCGCCGCAGCATCCACCGCGCGTATCTGCACGCCATCCAGCGCGCGCGGGCCAGCGTGCTCATCGCCGCGGGCTACTTCGTGCCGGACCGGCGCATGGTGGCCGCGCTCAAGGACGCGGCGAAGCGCGGCGTGGAGGTGAGCCTGCTGCTCAACGGGGGCAAGAGCGACCACCCGTTCCTCGAGCATGCGACGCGCGCCTTCTACGAGCCGCTGATGGAGGCCGGCATCCGCATCTTCGAGTGGCGCCGGGGCGTGCTGCACGCCAAGACGGCCGTGGTGGACGGGGTGTGGGGCACCATCGGGTCGTTCAACCTGGAACGGCTGTCCCTGGCCTTCAACCACGAGGTGAACGCCGTCTTCGCGGACCCCCGGCTGGGGCGCGACCTGGAGGACTCGTTCCGCCTGGATTGCGGCAACTGCCGCGAGGTGGACCTGGCCCTCTTCCGCCGCCGGCCCCTCTGGCAGAAGG
- a CDS encoding helix-turn-helix transcriptional regulator yields MDRTERILDLVALLLDAREPISWAELREHFPADYGGSDDAAERKFERDKAELVELGFPLSYVQGDDERRDGYLVDRNVYYLPEADLTKEELAVLYAAGSAALASGAFPGRDDLAHALRKIGFFAGESLPTPRVRMELGTGQEGQEKEVSARLEQLWDACSAHKWVQITYGSPRKDGVTERRVDPYGLALRRGVWTLVGYCHLRQGLRTFHVHRIRELKVNTARPRTPDFEVPADFSLDAHVAYFPWQYRFHEPMEVTLQLTGPQASRAGSLFPGAALEPVGEGVVRARFPVTFLDGLARFVLSLGADCRMEGPPEARERLERMAANILAKHAPVEGQRVSA; encoded by the coding sequence ATGGACCGCACGGAACGCATCCTTGATCTCGTGGCACTGCTGCTCGACGCGCGGGAACCCATCTCGTGGGCCGAGCTGCGTGAGCACTTCCCCGCGGACTACGGCGGTTCGGACGACGCCGCGGAACGCAAGTTCGAACGCGACAAGGCGGAGCTCGTCGAGCTGGGCTTCCCGCTGAGCTACGTGCAGGGCGACGACGAGCGGCGCGACGGCTACCTCGTCGACCGCAACGTCTACTACCTGCCGGAGGCGGACCTCACGAAGGAGGAGCTGGCCGTCCTCTACGCCGCCGGGTCCGCCGCGCTGGCGTCCGGCGCCTTCCCCGGCCGCGACGACCTGGCGCACGCGCTGCGCAAGATTGGCTTCTTCGCCGGGGAGTCCCTGCCCACGCCGCGTGTGCGCATGGAGCTGGGCACCGGACAGGAGGGCCAGGAGAAGGAGGTCTCCGCCCGCCTGGAGCAGCTCTGGGACGCGTGCTCCGCGCACAAGTGGGTGCAGATCACCTACGGCAGCCCGCGCAAGGACGGCGTCACGGAACGGCGCGTGGACCCCTACGGCCTGGCGCTCCGGCGCGGCGTCTGGACGCTGGTGGGCTACTGCCACCTGCGCCAGGGCCTGCGCACCTTCCACGTCCACCGCATCCGCGAGCTGAAGGTGAACACCGCGCGGCCGCGCACGCCGGACTTCGAGGTGCCGGCGGACTTCTCGCTGGACGCCCACGTGGCCTACTTCCCCTGGCAGTACCGCTTCCATGAGCCCATGGAGGTGACACTCCAGCTCACCGGGCCGCAGGCCTCGCGCGCGGGCTCGCTGTTCCCGGGCGCGGCGCTGGAGCCGGTAGGGGAGGGCGTCGTGCGGGCGCGCTTCCCGGTGACGTTCCTGGACGGGCTGGCACGCTTCGTCCTGTCCCTGGGCGCGGACTGCCGCATGGAAGGGCCTCCGGAGGCGCGCGAGCGCCTGGAGCGGATGGCCGCGAACATCCTGGCGAAGCACGCGCCGGTGGAAGGTCAGCGGGTGAGCGCATGA
- a CDS encoding helix-turn-helix transcriptional regulator, whose amino-acid sequence MSNVHERLRRLLFLVPYVSKHPGVTVDALAKALNISREDLLEELDLLTCVGRPPFNPDDYIDIYVDNDRVYVDLDQRLFAPPRLTAGEAAALAAAAELLRPATGDALQSALTKLEGIIPPAARERFRDMYRKIDASADAPPALGPLTRAILERLEVTFGYASPGRAPEPRRVRPYELLSHRGQWYLQGFCHTRQDARLFRLDRMEDLAVTTTAFQPPPDARADVPNPARSASEASVRVRFTPTAAPYVKERFGQDARPLADGGVEVRVAGDSERWLTQWVLSFGGEAEVLEPASARAAVARAVHASIGS is encoded by the coding sequence ATGAGCAACGTCCACGAGCGGCTGCGCCGCCTGCTGTTCCTCGTCCCCTACGTCTCCAAGCACCCGGGCGTCACGGTGGACGCCCTGGCCAAGGCCCTCAACATCAGCCGCGAGGACCTGCTGGAGGAGCTGGACCTGCTCACCTGCGTGGGCCGGCCGCCCTTCAACCCGGACGACTACATCGACATCTACGTGGACAACGACCGCGTCTACGTGGACCTGGACCAGCGCCTGTTCGCGCCGCCCCGGCTGACGGCGGGCGAGGCCGCGGCCCTGGCCGCCGCGGCGGAGCTCTTGCGCCCGGCCACCGGCGACGCGCTCCAGAGCGCCCTCACGAAGCTGGAGGGCATCATCCCGCCCGCGGCCCGCGAGCGCTTCCGGGACATGTACCGGAAGATCGACGCCTCCGCGGACGCGCCCCCGGCGCTGGGGCCGCTCACGCGCGCCATCCTGGAGCGGCTGGAGGTGACGTTCGGCTACGCCAGCCCCGGCCGCGCCCCGGAGCCCCGCCGGGTGCGCCCCTACGAGCTGCTCAGCCACCGCGGCCAGTGGTACCTCCAGGGCTTCTGCCACACCCGCCAGGACGCGCGCCTGTTCCGGTTGGATCGCATGGAGGACCTGGCCGTCACGACCACGGCCTTCCAGCCGCCGCCGGACGCCCGCGCGGACGTGCCCAACCCGGCGCGCAGCGCCAGCGAGGCCTCCGTCCGGGTGCGCTTCACTCCGACGGCCGCACCCTACGTGAAGGAGCGCTTCGGTCAGGACGCCCGCCCGCTCGCTGACGGTGGGGTGGAGGTGCGGGTGGCCGGAGACAGTGAGCGCTGGCTCACGCAGTGGGTGCTATCCTTCGGGGGAGAGGCGGAAGTGCTGGAGCCGGCGAGCGCGCGCGCCGCCGTTGCCCGAGCCGTACATGCCTCGATAGGCTCCTAG